From Aricia agestis chromosome 1, ilAriAges1.1, whole genome shotgun sequence:
GGCGTCAAATTGTCTCTGATCAGCTGGTACCTGGTGATATTGTTTCCCTCACGAGGTCCTTGAATGATAATCTAGTGCCCTGTGATATTGTCCTCCTTCGAGGCTCCTGCATAGTGGATGAATCCATGTTGACTGGGGAGAGTGTGCCTCAAATGAAGGAGCCTCTAGAAAATGAGAAAGATCAGAAACAAAACTTGCATAGTGAAGGAGAAGGTAAATTACACATGCTGTTCGGTGGAACTAAAATTGTCCAGCACTCCTCACCCAGTAAAAACGTTTCTTCAGCTCTCAAAGCACCAGATAATGGATGCATCGGGTACGTCATTCGTAATGGTTTTAACACATCACAGGGTAAATTATTGAGAACTATTTTGTTCGGCGTCAAAAGAGTTACTGCTAATAATTTAGAAACATTTGGATTTATATTGTTCTTGTTGATATTTGCGATCGCCGCTGCAGCGTATGTGTGGATAAAAGGGTGTGAAGACCCAGAGAGGAACAGATACAAATTGTTTTTAGAGTGTACACTTATTCTTACATCCGTCGTGCCACCAGAATTGCCAATAGAATTATCGCTCGCTGTAAATACGTCACTTCTATCCTTATCTAAATTGGCCGTGTTTTGTACTGAACCCTTTAGAATACCCTTTGCGGGAAAAGTGGATATCTGTTGTTTTGATAAAACTGGTACATTGACAAGTGATAATTTAGTAGTGGAAGGTGTAGCAGGAATAGGAGACCACACAGATGCTACAGTAATGCCATTGTCTGAAGCTCCAATGGAAACTGTTCAGGTGCTGGCTTCCTGTCATTCCCTAGTTCAGTTAGACGATGGTGTGGTCGGTGATCCACTGGAGAAAGCAACATTGAAGGCAGTAGACTGGAATTTGACTAAAGGAGAGGCTGTTGTACCAAGAAAAGGAAAGTCCCCCGCACTGAAGATTGTTCACAGAAATCATTTTGCAAGTGCTTTGAAAAGGATGTCAGTAATTGCTGGCTACCAGGTGAATGAGAAAGGATTTCTGGAGACGCACTACATAAGCACGGTAAAAGGTGCACCAGAGACCATAAAGACAATGTTGAAAGAAGTTCCTAGCCACTATGATCATGTTCATTTGACACTTTCCAGAAGAGGTGCCAGAGTGTTGGCTTTGGCTCATAGAAACTTAGGCAAAATGACATCCCAGGAAATCAGAGATCTTTCTAGAGAGGATATAGAGTCAGACTTAACCTTTGCCGGATTTGTTATAATTTCTTGCCCACTGAAAACAGACTCCAAAAAAGCTATAGCAGAGATTATAAATGCATCCCATTCTGTCGCTATGATCACAGGGGATAACCCGTTAACGGCCTGTCATGTAGCTAAAGAGCttaaattcacacaaaaaaACGAAGTTCTTGTCTTGACTGAATCAAATGACAACTGGAGCTGGAAATCTATAGATGACAGTATGGAACTTCCGGTGAAACCTTTTAAAACTGCCAAAGAGTTTACATCCAAGTTCAATCTATGTATCACAGGCGAGGGTCTCGTCTACTTGAAAGATAATCACCACAAATTTCTTCTAGAAATTATACCACACATAAAGGTGTTCGCAAGATTTGCACCAAAACAAAAGGAATATGTTATAGTCACTCTGAAATCTTTGGGCTATGTCACACTCATGTGTGGAGACGGTACTAATGATGTTGGAGCTTTAAAACATGCAGacgtaagtataataataattattagaaattGCACTGTTTAATAAGTAAGCTTCAACAACATTGACTACTAACTTCACAAATTACAAGACACATGCAGACATTATAGttctacaatattttttcattgtCTAGTAAGTAGaaaaatagcttgatagtaattttaaattgtatttttatgtatattttaaaaaaatttttttgatagTCAAATAAAATACTGCAAAATCATCTCCAGGTGGGCGTGGCGATCCTAGCGAACGCACCGGAGCGCCCGAAAGAAGCGCAAAGGGAACGTGTTGAGGTGGATCCCCCAGTGCGGCGTTCCCGGGACCCGCGCGAGATCAGGGAGCAGGCGCGCGCTGAAGCCGCCGCCAGGATTAAGCGGGCAATGAAGAAACTGGAGGAGGAGGAGCTGCAGCTGGTGCGGCTGGGTGACGCCAGCGTCGCCGCGCCGTTCACCAGCAGACTGTCGAGTATATTGTGTAGTGAGTATGTTATTGGCGTGCCTGAATTTTTGGTATCGTTAACTTGATAGGACAAAACGTCCTCGTAGAGTTAAAACTCACCAGATAGCAAAATGGCCAAAATTGAGTTAAGGATGCCATTGGgatgtgttatttttttttcaatttttctgtGTTACCAGTTTATCGATACGATGCGTAGTTTCGGAGATAATTTGTGTAAAAACTCACTAACTTCGTGTTTTTAGATCGACTACGATAGCGAAAAAATACTTAATggacataattaataatagctaCTAACGGAGCGCATTTTTACGTAACTAAATTGATTTAGGTACTTTTCGTCCTATGAACAAATCATATTTCAAATAACATAAGTAAATCGAAAATTCACTATATTGATTTAGTCACAACTCTCTAAATATTTGCACTgtataatgttaaataaaactaAGTCTACTTAGTGAATTTTCGATCTATTAATTTACGCGTTTAGCGTTTGTGTTTGGTAATATACGTAAATTCACTATGTCTTTACACTACACTATGTAGTTactttttgcataaatatattgtaaaaattCCTCAAATAAACCATTTTAATGAGTTTTATACTTCTTTTAAATACTGCAAATGCGAATTATGTGTTCATCTAACAAGACTTAGTGACTATTGTACGCTACTTCAAGTGCATATTTCGACACCGGAAATATCAATTAACGTAATGTATTTTGGCGAAAATGAGTttaggttatattattataaatatcattGAATTCAGAATTTCGAgctctttttattattattattatcagcctacagtgtcccactgctgggcaaaggcctcccctctctctttccaaagttcacgatcctgtgaagttgttggccactctttatcaaacgcatctagttcgtcgcgccaccttttcttgggtcggcatctgttacgccgaccattcggtagccactccgaaactagacgcgcccacctgtccgggtgcatacgggagacgtgccctgcccagctccacttaAGGCTAGCTGCCTTTCTGCCTACGTCAACGAGCTTCGTTTGGGAACGCAGGGTGGTATTCCGGACGCGGTCAATCATTTTTATACCTAGAATGCTGCGTTCCATAGCTCGTTTCGAGCTCTATCGTTTGGTATACTTGAAATCCTTCTATCGTTAAAAAAATGTCCCTTACAGTACACATTTTTCAACGTCTAGACaggtttt
This genomic window contains:
- the LOC121725512 gene encoding endoplasmic reticulum transmembrane helix translocase, giving the protein MVTKNMQSSLDDLVQYIQLFRPVATVFQGTILPFLLIYPVVFYCWIFVYGFNENFEAGFVTVAVVAIVQIIICLSCYWSVHVQCFLSCSPVKDPLQAEIVKVVPTSNNGFSEIVKLHHDKPINPGDDKPYVWFIFQKSKYVYDWDKKSFHTVIFPVNKTFEEYMESKGILDDESIDAAEKEFGKNEMIMVVPEFMELFKERATAPFFVFQVFCVALWCLDKYWYYSIFTLVMLVTFECTLVQQQLRNMAAIRKMGNKPYNINVYRNRRWRQIVSDQLVPGDIVSLTRSLNDNLVPCDIVLLRGSCIVDESMLTGESVPQMKEPLENEKDQKQNLHSEGEGKLHMLFGGTKIVQHSSPSKNVSSALKAPDNGCIGYVIRNGFNTSQGKLLRTILFGVKRVTANNLETFGFILFLLIFAIAAAAYVWIKGCEDPERNRYKLFLECTLILTSVVPPELPIELSLAVNTSLLSLSKLAVFCTEPFRIPFAGKVDICCFDKTGTLTSDNLVVEGVAGIGDHTDATVMPLSEAPMETVQVLASCHSLVQLDDGVVGDPLEKATLKAVDWNLTKGEAVVPRKGKSPALKIVHRNHFASALKRMSVIAGYQVNEKGFLETHYISTVKGAPETIKTMLKEVPSHYDHVHLTLSRRGARVLALAHRNLGKMTSQEIRDLSREDIESDLTFAGFVIISCPLKTDSKKAIAEIINASHSVAMITGDNPLTACHVAKELKFTQKNEVLVLTESNDNWSWKSIDDSMELPVKPFKTAKEFTSKFNLCITGEGLVYLKDNHHKFLLEIIPHIKVFARFAPKQKEYVIVTLKSLGYVTLMCGDGTNDVGALKHADVGVAILANAPERPKEAQRERVEVDPPVRRSRDPREIREQARAEAAARIKRAMKKLEEEELQLVRLGDASVAAPFTSRLSSILCICHIIKQGRCTLVTTLQMFKILALNALILAYSQSVLYLDGIKFSDTQATLQSLLLASCFLFISRSKPLKHLSKQRPLPNIFNLYTIMTVLTQFAVHFLCLVYLVHEATIRSPDRDTKPQLDMDLAEDEERVFQPDLLNSTVYIISMALQISTFAINYRGEPFMEGLRDNRPLLWSVVVSGGAVFALATGVLPDLSNMFEIVYFPPDYRLIVVQVLIADMVFAYLVDRICLWTFGDGRVAAT